GGTATATAAGTCCTTTTGGAGGGGTTTGGCTGATACGTTTCATTTCTGAGCGTATCAATCAACCGTTCAATGCGAAGCATACTCATGCCGTCGATGGTTTTACCGTCAACTCCCGCTGTCATATTACCCACATTACTGTAGATGTTCTGGTATGCGGCATAGTACATTTCTTCATTGAACATAACCTTGTATAGCCTTTCGAATTTATAATCCGAGTTGCCGCTATGCTTGGCTAGACTGTTCAACACTTTTTCTGGATTTCTCATGTCTCTCACATTTTCCTTTAATCGTATTAAACTAAATTAACTGCCCCCCTTCGCCATGTACAAGGCTTTCCCTTGCTCGGACTACTACGGGGGCTCCGTTACCATATCGGATATTCAGAGGCAAATCCTCATAGCCACGCCAGTGGCATTCCGACTTAGGTAATCCCCATTTAGACATATAGTAACTATCTGGCGCGATAGATTGTCGGATGCGATTTTCGTCCTTTTCTGCTTGCTGCAGCTACGTTGTGGTTTGTTTATGCTATAACTACTACCTAACATTAGTATAGTACCACATATATGACGTTAGTAACTGTCTTCCGTCATAGCCTCGGAACCGGCCGTTTAGACTATCGTTCAATCAATCCAGATTTCATCCTCATATCTACCTTTTCAACTTGCCACTCAGTCGCAACACGACAATTAGTTGACTTGTGGCTTTTCCGACATGCTACACTCCCCGTTCAGTTTCCATTCCGGATAAGTCGGCTGTTGATAGGCGTTATAAACACTTGCCTAGTGGTTGCCAAACCACATTTACTATATGCCCTTATGGGCGCACGAGATATTCTTCCAATGAAAGTTCGTTCCGGTAAACCTTTATGGATTGGCCGCCCTGATCGATCATGACCTCCCGGTAGTTCCTGCCCGGTTCATTGGCCCGGTTTAAAGACAGTAGCAGCGTCTTTGCTTTATCCGGCATGCCCATTACCTGTTGCAGGCGCTCGAACTTACCGGCGAACTTGCGCATGTCCAGCAGAAGTTTGGTATCCGAAAGATTAATGACGGTTTCCCGTATGATTGGTGAACTGATCAGGTCATCCACCTCCTGGGTAATCAGGGCTGCTATTCCATTGAACTTCCGGACGGTCTTATAGAGGTATTTAATGAATTCAGCCATCCCGGACTTCGCAATTGCCACCCAGGCTTCATCAATGGCCAGCATTTTACGCAGACCTTTGAGCTTTCTCATTTTTGAGATAAAAAGCTCCATGATAATGATGGTGACTGCCGGGAAAAGGATTGGATGGTGTAGGCTAAGCGCCCGGCGCCTTACTCTATTACTAAAGCAGGTTTCCAAACACTCGCCTCCGAACCGTACGTACACGTTCCCGCGTATACGGCTCTCCACTAATAATCGCAGTTTAACTTCCATAATGAATCTTCTTGTGACATTCTCGGCATACTGCCATAGTTTTCCTCTTTCTTGTAATCATGCGCACTTTCCATTCTTCCATTCCTTTCGGAATGTCTTTCAGTTTGCGCACATGGTGCATTTCGAGAGTTGATGTTTCCCCGCATAGTTCACAAGTCAATGCATTCAGCCTGTCAATCAGGCTTGTCCGCATTCTGACTTGATAGTAATCGGGTAGTTTGTCGAAGAAGGCTTCTCTTGCTTCGGATTTTCTTTTAAAGCCGTTGTTGTAGAATGTGCGGTATCGGGTTTCACGTCTGCTATTGGTATAAGCGACGGTAAATACGCCATCCTTCATGTATTTCCTACAAATGTTGGGTACAGTTGTACGGTACTTTGCTGCGAAAGTCTTGTACATGCTGTACTCCATAATGTGTTTGAACCTGTTTACGGTAGCAGCATTAAGGCAAATCGAGTAGTAGTTATAAAAGCCAAGTATCTCGGAATTGTATTTACTAAGTATCTCAAGGTCATCGTTAAATACCAAGCCCATGCGCTCTTTCGGTTTCCATTGCTCTTTGCCATTGTGAAGCCGAATATCTAAGACCTCATAGGCAAGCAGTTTCTTCCTAATTGTGTCATGAGGAATCCTGATGACGATTTTCTTGTGTAACTGGCGTTTCATCTTCCCATTTACATCCCTTTTGGTCAGATCGGACTTGCGTACAGTGACATCAAATGAAAGGAATTTGGCAGGCTTCTCCGTATGGGTTATCAGCGTCTTTTCATCTGATAATACAAGCTGTAACTTATCATTCAGGAACTTAGTAATATCCTGTTTGATTTGCTTGCAATCAGCAAGACTGCCGATTACTCCGATGAGGAAGTCGTCTGCATATCTCACGTATTTGAGTTTTCTGTAGTCACTGTCCATTTCATCGCAGCTGGGAATCATGGCTCTTCTTCTATCAATCGCTTTAATGCGCTGTCCGATTAACTTTCTGTCGGCAACATCATCTTCGGCTCTGAGCATACTTAAAGCAAGTATCTTATCGTATTCACATTCAAGGCGTTCTCGGTTTGGTTTCCGACCATTTCCTTTATCAAAGTTTTGGATGTATTCCTTTACGTACTTATCCAGTTTATCCAGATAGATATTAGCCAATATGGGGCTGATAATGCCGCCCTGTGGCGTACCGCTGTATGTTCTGTGAAATACCCAATCTTCGACATACCCCGCATTTAGGAACTTTCGCATTAGCCTGATAAATCGGTCATCCGAGATGCGTTCTTGCAAGATGTTCAATAACACATCATGATTAATGTTGTCAAAGAACCCTTTAATATCGCCCTCGATGAACCATTTGGCTCCGTTGAAAGTCTTGCTGACTTGTAGCATTGCAGTATGGCAACTTCTTTGGGGTCTGAAACCGTGTGAAGTATGCTCAAAGCTTCCTTCATATATGGCTTCCAGAATCATTCTAATCACCTCCTGCACTAACTTGTCATCAAATGAGGGTATCCCTAAAGGGCGTTTTTTACCATTTTTCTTGGGTATGTACGTCCTTCGTGAGGGATGGGGCTGGTAGCTTTCATCCTTGATTGCACCAATTAGTTTTTCAATTCGGTCAAGGCTCATTTGGTCGATAGTCTGACCATCTGACCCCTGGGTCATATTACCTGGCTTTGCGTAGATATTTTCGTAAGCGATGTAATACATTTCCTCGTTGAATAGAATACGATAGAGCCTTTCGAACTTATAGTTTGAAAGTTTGCTATGCTCTGTTAAACTGTTTAATACCTTTTGCGGACTTCTCATAATGTCTCACACATTTTCCTTTATTAGCATTAAAAACTATTAGCTGCTTCCCTTCGCCATGTACAAGGTGTTACCTTGCTCGGACTACTACGGAAGCTCCGTTACCATATCAGATATTCAAGGGACTGCTCCCTATAGCCGCGCCAGCGGCATTCTGACTTAGGTAATCCACGTTTAGCGGCATAGTAACTATGGCTTTGCAGATTGTCGGATACGACTTCCACCCTTTATTGCATATTGCAATTGCGCTGTGATCTGTTCTTGCTCTCCCTTCTCAAAAACCAAAAGGAGAGTATCACAGTATGACGAGTTCAGTTGTCTTACGTCACAGTTACAACTCGGAGCCGCTTGGGTTATCATTCAATCAGTATGGATTTTATCCTCGTATCTGCTTTTCATCCTTCTATTCAGTCGCAACCTGACAACTGGTTGACTTATAGTTTTTGGTCGGCATGCTACACTCCCTGTCCGGTTTCCCTTTCAGATAAGCCGACGGATGATAGGCCATTTTGAACACTAGCCTAATACCCTGCCATGGGTATATTTACTATGCTGCCTTTACGTGCGCACGCTTCACATTGTCCAGCTCAAACACAATGAACCGTTCATTCAGCATATCCAGGTTTTCCCGCGCGTTCAGGAGATAATCGAACTCACCGCCTTTATAGTAGGGTGAAAGGACATAGAGGAACCCTTCAACATTAAAATCCCGGTCCTGAACCTTGCTTTCTGTCAGGATCGCCCGGTAGTGCTTTTGCAGAAATTCATAATAGCTATTAAAGCAGGGAAATATTTCCGGGTTGCTGTCAAGATAGTCGTAGTAAAGCGTCAGGGAATTCGAAATGGCCACATATTCGCTGCGTGAGTAGGCCTCATCTTCTTTTTTCCAAAGCGCCACCAGAAGCGTTTTCAAACTTTCCTTCTTTTCGGTATCCAGCACATCGCCGGAAGACAGGTAGAAAGGGTTAAAACGAATCGGATTTTCTTCGGTATAGATAAAGTAATATCCATTTAACAGATCACAAAGCCCCTTGTAACTTCCTCCGATATCGATCACCACGCAATGGGTGCCCTGTTCGTAAAGCGTGCGAAGCATGTGGTTCATGAGCATTGACTTTCCGCCGCCGCTGCCCCCGCAAACAAAGAGGTTACGATTGGTGATCAGCCCGGATTTCATCGGCCCATCAAATAAATCAACTTTTACAGGTCTGCCCGAGAGCCGTTCCCCGAGCCGGATACCCTCATGATCAGACCGATAGTTGCCATCGGTATTTAAAAAGCATGCAGCTTGTTCCAGGAACGTATCAAAGGTGTCGTTCATTGGAAAGTCGGCCCCATTTCCCGGAACGCCGGCAAACCAGATCTGCGCAGCACCGTCGGTTTCAAGCTTCGCCGTCGCGTCAAGCCTGGCTATAGCGGCTCCTGTCATAGTTCGCACTTCCTGTAACAGTTCCGGTCTGTCCGTCCAGGCAAGGACATTAAAGTGAGCCTTTACGGGAAGCCGTTGCTGAGCAATTGCTTCATTAAGGTAATCGGACACCGCATCCCGTGCAATGGCATTTTCCCTTGAATAGGCAGACAAGGACTGCAACCGTAACCTTTTACGTTCAAGTTCTTTCAGCGTCTTTTGACCATCCGCAATGAAAATGTATTGACTGTAAATGTGGTTACAAGGAAGCAATAGCCCCAGAGAGGACGCAAACCCGGTGCTAAACCTGGTCTGATCTGTGCTGTAGGGTTCATAAGTCATCCGGCTTGCGCAGAGGGACGGGAGATCTTCCACGTCAGCCAGCGTAAACAGCTGACACTGCTGATCGCCGATCCGTAAGTTGTTTTTCACGTGAACATCCTTCAGCATTGGCAGTTGATCCTTGCCGGTCAGCAGCATATATTGCTCGATGATGCCTGCCTGTTCCTTTGTTCCGGCAAGCTCATCATCGGTTAACCTCCTGAGATGAATGAAGCCGCTGTCGGAAATAACGCGGGAGAAGCGTGCTGCGCTGTCCAGGAAATCATTAAAAAGTGCCTCGCTGATCATCTGTTGCGGCACAATCGACTTTCGAAGAATATTGCTGTAGGCAGAGCCGGACAGTTTTCTTCCTTCCGGTTTTTTCGTAAGAAAGATATAGCAGCAGTGATCGTAATAGGGGCGACCCTCGAAGTACCGGTTTGCAGAAGCCTCCAGCAAACTGATATTTTTGCGCTGATTCCTGCCTGTATACCGCCTTTCTGTAAACCAGTCCTGTTTACAGAAGACACTATGAGCCGGAAGTACCCGGACCGCTTTTACCAGCGTTTGATGAATCGCCTCATAATCCTGGGAAGAACGGGTAAAGATCTCCGGGAGGATCGCTTCATAAGTAATAGTGATGTCTCCCTGAGCGGACAGGATGGCATTATGCTCTACTTTAGAGAGCGGCAGAATTTTCTCTAAGGGCATCATGGCGTGATCCTATCTTTTAACCGGGTGAATACTTTTCTTGATCTGATGCAGAGATAGTCCGGCAGACTGCGTTTCGCCAGGTACTTTCCCAGGCCATGTTCACCGAAGCGGCGGTTAAGCCGGAAGACTCCGGAGACAAGACCGGCCCCGCCTCCGAAAATCAGAGGCAGGATAATATAGAGGCTAAGCCCGGAAATGTAAAGAAGGGCGAAGACTATCAGCAGAAAAACCAGTCCGCCGGCCAGCCAGCCGATATACTGCCCGCGCAACCCCCGGAACTCAATAGGCTTGCCAATCCCTTTGTTGATCTGATATACGGTAGCCATAACTTAAATGCCGAAGAAGGATTTGAGAACTGTGGCTACTACGACCAGAAAGATACAGGAGCCGAACCAGGCGGCTGCAACCTTGTTGGTGTCCGGCTCTCCCGCATTCCATTTGTTAAATACTTTCACGGCACCGATGATACCCACGACCGCACCGATGGCGTACATCAGATCGCAGCCTGTGTCGAAATAGCCTTTAACTTTATTGGTTGCTTCGGCTATACCGGCATTGCCGTCCTGGGCGAATGAACTCAGGGAAAAGAAGCAATTTGTCAGCAGCGCCGAGGCGAATAGTAAGGTGTTCAATAGTGTCTGTTTCTTAGACGAAAGGGTGTTGTGATTTTTCATGATGTGGATTTTTTGATATGATGATGGATTGTATGATGTGCAAGACTTATCTCTCAGCTATTCCCAAAGGGCGTCTAACTCTTCCTCAGACAGAGGAAACGGCAAGTTTTCGAGAATGTAGGCATTGAGCTGCGCCAGATGAGGTGAGTGCTTTATGCCAGGGTATTTTGATTTGATCAAACTGAATAGAGAGAAGAAATCCTCCTTCGTGCCGCTTTCATTTTGCAGAATATTGAAGAGGGTCTTCATTTCATCGAGGACATCCGGAATAAGTCCAAGGCGGTCATTGTTCTCTGGTTCAGCCTCAGTTTCTTCCCGCTTCGGCGCAAATGAAATTTGTGACATGGAGAGTTCCTCTACGCCTTCCGGAAGTGAGGGTTTTCCGATTAAATTATTATCCTGATCATCGCCCGGCTCTTCGTCTATTTCCTCCCGAGGGTCATACGAAGACTGAATCCGTGGTCTTGATGGAAGGGACTTCCTTTTGATTGTGTCATTCAGCCTTTTGCGGTAGAGCAGAATAACGATAATTGCGTACCAAATCAGAGAAAGTACAAGTGCAGCGATCAGGAACTGCTGCCAGGTGAATTGCTGTAACATAAACCTTTGCTTTTACCCGGAGCCCCATTGCGCCGGGATAACAAAAGCAAAGGTTGAAAGAGTGGGAGTGGAGGTTTGACAAGGTATTGGGTAGTGGTTAAAAATATGATTAGCCCTCTTTACATATTTCATTTGTATGTAGCTTTATAGCAATGAAAATGATTGT
The window above is part of the Arcticibacter tournemirensis genome. Proteins encoded here:
- a CDS encoding TraG family conjugative transposon ATPase — protein: MMPLEKILPLSKVEHNAILSAQGDITITYEAILPEIFTRSSQDYEAIHQTLVKAVRVLPAHSVFCKQDWFTERRYTGRNQRKNISLLEASANRYFEGRPYYDHCCYIFLTKKPEGRKLSGSAYSNILRKSIVPQQMISEALFNDFLDSAARFSRVISDSGFIHLRRLTDDELAGTKEQAGIIEQYMLLTGKDQLPMLKDVHVKNNLRIGDQQCQLFTLADVEDLPSLCASRMTYEPYSTDQTRFSTGFASSLGLLLPCNHIYSQYIFIADGQKTLKELERKRLRLQSLSAYSRENAIARDAVSDYLNEAIAQQRLPVKAHFNVLAWTDRPELLQEVRTMTGAAIARLDATAKLETDGAAQIWFAGVPGNGADFPMNDTFDTFLEQAACFLNTDGNYRSDHEGIRLGERLSGRPVKVDLFDGPMKSGLITNRNLFVCGGSGGGKSMLMNHMLRTLYEQGTHCVVIDIGGSYKGLCDLLNGYYFIYTEENPIRFNPFYLSSGDVLDTEKKESLKTLLVALWKKEDEAYSRSEYVAISNSLTLYYDYLDSNPEIFPCFNSYYEFLQKHYRAILTESKVQDRDFNVEGFLYVLSPYYKGGEFDYLLNARENLDMLNERFIVFELDNVKRAHVKAA
- a CDS encoding DUF4133 domain-containing protein, which translates into the protein MATVYQINKGIGKPIEFRGLRGQYIGWLAGGLVFLLIVFALLYISGLSLYIILPLIFGGGAGLVSGVFRLNRRFGEHGLGKYLAKRSLPDYLCIRSRKVFTRLKDRITP
- a CDS encoding DUF4134 domain-containing protein, with the translated sequence MKNHNTLSSKKQTLLNTLLFASALLTNCFFSLSSFAQDGNAGIAEATNKVKGYFDTGCDLMYAIGAVVGIIGAVKVFNKWNAGEPDTNKVAAAWFGSCIFLVVVATVLKSFFGI
- a CDS encoding reverse transcriptase/maturase family protein — its product is MRSPQKVLNSLTEHSKLSNYKFERLYRILFNEEMYYIAYENIYAKPGNMTQGSDGQTIDQMSLDRIEKLIGAIKDESYQPHPSRRTYIPKKNGKKRPLGIPSFDDKLVQEVIRMILEAIYEGSFEHTSHGFRPQRSCHTAMLQVSKTFNGAKWFIEGDIKGFFDNINHDVLLNILQERISDDRFIRLMRKFLNAGYVEDWVFHRTYSGTPQGGIISPILANIYLDKLDKYVKEYIQNFDKGNGRKPNRERLECEYDKILALSMLRAEDDVADRKLIGQRIKAIDRRRAMIPSCDEMDSDYRKLKYVRYADDFLIGVIGSLADCKQIKQDITKFLNDKLQLVLSDEKTLITHTEKPAKFLSFDVTVRKSDLTKRDVNGKMKRQLHKKIVIRIPHDTIRKKLLAYEVLDIRLHNGKEQWKPKERMGLVFNDDLEILSKYNSEILGFYNYYSICLNAATVNRFKHIMEYSMYKTFAAKYRTTVPNICRKYMKDGVFTVAYTNSRRETRYRTFYNNGFKRKSEAREAFFDKLPDYYQVRMRTSLIDRLNALTCELCGETSTLEMHHVRKLKDIPKGMEEWKVRMITRKRKTMAVCRECHKKIHYGS